A genomic stretch from Georgenia muralis includes:
- a CDS encoding ABC transporter permease subunit, giving the protein MSTVTTDVPAAQGRTHRSAVGADLRFTGVLRAEWIKMFSLRSTWWTLGATVAVMVLVALLQATSVQLLMDRPEMAGLEEFSMHGAEIVSAGYQFSMVTIGVLGALLVTGEYATGMIRSTLAAVPTRLPVLAAKAIALAGVTVVVSAVSLALAHLVTAPVLARHDLVPDLADAQTWQVFGGMVYFLVMVALLALGLGTVLRHSAGTITGVLGLLLLLPIALQLINLDWVQDVMTYLPLPAATAFLAVNPEYSMAGGLTAGQGAAVVAAYSVVALTAGAVALRRRDA; this is encoded by the coding sequence ATGAGCACCGTCACCACCGACGTCCCCGCGGCCCAGGGCCGCACCCACCGCTCCGCCGTCGGCGCCGACCTCCGCTTCACGGGGGTCCTGCGGGCGGAGTGGATCAAGATGTTCTCGCTGCGCTCGACGTGGTGGACCCTCGGCGCCACCGTCGCCGTCATGGTCCTCGTCGCGCTGCTCCAGGCGACGTCCGTGCAGCTCCTCATGGACCGGCCCGAGATGGCGGGCCTGGAGGAGTTCAGCATGCACGGCGCCGAGATCGTCAGCGCCGGGTACCAGTTCTCCATGGTGACGATCGGTGTCCTCGGCGCCCTGCTCGTCACCGGCGAGTACGCGACCGGCATGATCCGCTCGACCCTGGCCGCGGTGCCCACCCGGCTGCCGGTCCTCGCCGCCAAGGCGATCGCGCTGGCCGGGGTCACGGTCGTCGTCTCGGCGGTCTCGCTGGCCCTCGCCCACCTCGTCACGGCGCCGGTCCTCGCCCGCCACGACCTCGTCCCGGACCTGGCCGACGCGCAGACGTGGCAGGTCTTCGGCGGCATGGTGTACTTCCTGGTCATGGTGGCTCTTCTCGCCCTGGGGCTCGGCACGGTGCTGCGGCACTCCGCCGGCACCATCACCGGCGTGCTCGGGCTCCTGCTCCTCCTGCCGATCGCGCTGCAGCTCATCAACCTCGACTGGGTGCAGGACGTCATGACGTACCTGCCCCTCCCGGCCGCCACCGCGTTCCTCGCGGTGAACCCGGAGTACTCGATGGCCGGCGGCCTCACCGCCGGGCAGGGCGCCGCCGTCGTGGCGGCCTACAGCGTGGTGGCGCTCACCGCGGGCGCCGTGGCGCTGCGCCGCCGGGACGCCTGA
- a CDS encoding sensor histidine kinase: MTVHPGRAPSAHRPGAPAGTDAPATTSDGTAEAWLRPGPVSRLMRAHPWWVDGLLAAAYLALGVGDWLVQAEILDAPRPRGELVLTAVFTVLVLLRRYAAVLGVAVVAVAVPLHRYLVAGLERNGLEPGFGDGTLRLGLNVTAYDAGTMALLLYAVAVYRTARTAWVSMSGAIVAVTASVLTFADSWAWVTEIVASSALLVVATVVGLQVRARRRRMLEMTDRARQLALERDQREQLAVSAERTRIAREMHDVVAHSLTVMVTLAEGAAASLDRSPDQARRALAELAETGRTALTDTRRIVGVLRADLPASSDGAGITGPAGTAVGEPPLAPQPGQHDVAGLVDRFRSAGLPVRLVEQGPALPDEPGLQLAVYRIVQEALTNVLRYARLSPRIDVSLVRSAGAVVVEVDNDAGGAGTPAAGSGHGLIGIRERAAVYGGTVDAGPTPHGWRVRATLRWDEEDG; the protein is encoded by the coding sequence ATGACCGTCCACCCGGGCCGTGCGCCGTCGGCGCACCGCCCGGGTGCGCCCGCAGGGACGGACGCGCCGGCCACCACGTCCGACGGCACGGCCGAGGCGTGGCTGCGCCCGGGGCCGGTCTCGCGGCTGATGCGCGCCCACCCCTGGTGGGTGGACGGCCTGCTGGCCGCCGCCTACCTCGCCCTGGGCGTGGGCGACTGGCTCGTCCAGGCGGAGATCCTCGACGCCCCCCGACCGCGCGGCGAGCTGGTCCTCACCGCGGTCTTCACCGTCCTCGTCCTCCTGCGCCGGTACGCGGCCGTCCTGGGGGTGGCGGTGGTCGCCGTCGCCGTCCCGCTCCACCGGTACCTCGTGGCCGGCCTCGAGCGCAACGGCCTCGAGCCGGGCTTCGGGGACGGCACCCTCCGGCTCGGTCTCAACGTCACCGCGTACGACGCCGGCACGATGGCCCTGCTGCTCTACGCCGTCGCGGTCTACCGCACCGCGCGGACCGCCTGGGTGAGCATGTCGGGCGCGATCGTCGCGGTGACGGCGAGCGTCCTGACCTTCGCCGACTCCTGGGCGTGGGTCACCGAGATCGTCGCGTCCTCCGCGCTGCTCGTCGTCGCCACGGTGGTGGGTCTGCAGGTCCGGGCCCGCCGGCGACGCATGCTGGAGATGACCGACCGCGCGCGCCAGCTCGCGCTCGAGCGGGACCAGCGCGAGCAGCTGGCGGTCTCCGCCGAACGCACCCGCATCGCCCGCGAGATGCACGACGTCGTCGCGCACTCCCTCACCGTCATGGTCACCCTCGCCGAGGGTGCCGCGGCGAGCCTGGACCGCAGCCCCGACCAGGCGCGTCGCGCGCTGGCCGAGCTCGCCGAGACGGGCCGCACGGCGCTGACCGACACGCGCCGCATCGTGGGGGTCCTGCGGGCCGACCTGCCCGCATCGTCCGACGGCGCGGGGATCACCGGACCGGCCGGCACCGCCGTCGGCGAGCCACCCCTGGCCCCCCAGCCGGGGCAGCACGACGTCGCGGGGCTCGTCGACCGGTTCCGCAGCGCCGGCCTGCCGGTGCGCCTGGTGGAGCAGGGGCCCGCGCTGCCCGACGAGCCCGGGCTCCAGCTCGCCGTCTACCGGATCGTGCAGGAGGCCCTGACCAACGTGCTGCGCTACGCCCGCCTCTCGCCGCGGATCGACGTCTCCCTCGTGCGTTCGGCCGGGGCGGTGGTCGTCGAGGTGGACAATGACGCCGGCGGTGCGGGGACCCCCGCGGCCGGCAGCGGTCACGGCCTCATCGGCATCCGGGAGCGCGCCGCCGTCTACGGCGGGACCGTGGACGCCGGCCCGACGCCTCACGGGTGGCGGGTGCGGGCGACGCTGCGGTGGGACGAGGAGGACGGGTGA
- a CDS encoding response regulator, whose translation MGEQNPAAPGRADRPVRVLLADDQSLLRMGFRMVLEAEDGISVVGEAADGAAAVSMAEALHPDVILMDVRMPGMDGIAATEQIAARRPESRILILTTFDLDEYAFAGLRAGASGFLLKDTRPADLVQAIRTLAAGDAVVSPRVTRRMLEMFGSHLPAGAPEGPPGQDPRLGGLTARELEVLTLVAEGLSNAEIAGRLFVSETTVKTHVGNLLSKLDLRDRVQAVVLAYETGLVRPG comes from the coding sequence GTGGGCGAGCAGAACCCCGCCGCGCCGGGACGGGCGGACCGACCGGTCCGCGTGCTCCTGGCCGACGACCAGTCGCTCCTGCGCATGGGCTTCCGGATGGTGCTCGAGGCCGAGGACGGGATCTCGGTCGTGGGCGAGGCCGCCGACGGCGCCGCCGCGGTCTCCATGGCCGAGGCCCTGCACCCGGACGTCATCCTCATGGACGTGCGCATGCCCGGGATGGACGGCATCGCCGCGACCGAGCAGATCGCGGCCCGCCGGCCCGAGAGCCGCATCCTCATCCTCACCACGTTCGACCTCGACGAGTACGCCTTCGCGGGACTGCGGGCGGGTGCCAGCGGGTTCCTCCTCAAGGACACCCGGCCCGCCGACCTCGTCCAGGCGATCCGGACCCTCGCCGCCGGCGACGCCGTCGTGTCCCCGCGCGTCACGCGGCGCATGCTGGAGATGTTCGGCTCCCACCTGCCGGCCGGCGCGCCCGAGGGCCCACCGGGCCAGGATCCCCGGCTGGGCGGGCTCACCGCCCGCGAGCTCGAGGTCCTCACCCTGGTCGCGGAGGGGCTGTCCAACGCCGAGATCGCGGGGCGGCTCTTCGTCTCGGAGACGACGGTGAAGACCCACGTGGGCAACCTGCTGTCCAAGCTGGACCTGCGCGACCGGGTGCAGGCGGTGGTGCTCGCCTACGAGACCGGGCTCGTCCGGCCCGGCTGA
- a CDS encoding NAD(P)/FAD-dependent oxidoreductase: MATLARSLAVTAAAVAGAGAVAARTAGRRAEDLRPVQGRTPRILIAGGGYIGLYTAFTLRKKLGRADAEIAVVDPRPYMTYQPFLPEAAAGSIEPRHVVTSLRRELSGTTVLTGNITSIRHAERKAVIAPVNGDEPYEVTYDHLVVGLGSVARTLPIPGLAENAIGFKHIEEATALRNQVLNTMALADSTWDPEKRRRMLTFVFVGGGFAGIEAIGEVEDMARAATKEYSSLEPEDLRFVIVEGAGRILPELGEELGGYALEQLRDRGVEIHLNTFLQSCVDGKVELSTGESFEADTIVWTAGVKANPVLARTDLPLDERGRVRTLATLQVADAEGNVVPDAWAAGDCAAVPDLTQDPGVTTAPTAQHAVRQGKQLGKNLALALRGEAPAEYRHENIGTVASLGLYKGVAQLKGYKFRGPLAWFMHRSYHVLAMPSFERKVRILADWTEALFFRRELVSLGAMHDPRAAFEAAAATDGRPAEDRAAALPGGKQPSGTQ, translated from the coding sequence ATGGCCACCCTCGCGCGTTCCCTCGCCGTCACCGCCGCCGCCGTCGCGGGTGCCGGCGCCGTCGCCGCCCGGACCGCCGGCCGGCGCGCCGAGGACCTGCGCCCGGTCCAGGGCCGGACCCCGCGCATCCTCATCGCCGGTGGGGGGTACATCGGCCTCTACACCGCCTTCACCCTGCGCAAGAAGCTCGGCCGCGCGGACGCCGAGATCGCCGTCGTCGACCCGCGTCCCTACATGACCTACCAGCCCTTCCTCCCCGAGGCGGCGGCGGGCTCCATCGAGCCGCGCCACGTCGTGACGTCGCTGCGGCGCGAGCTGAGCGGCACCACCGTCCTGACGGGGAACATCACCTCGATCCGCCACGCGGAACGCAAGGCCGTCATCGCACCCGTCAACGGGGACGAGCCGTACGAGGTCACCTACGACCACCTCGTCGTCGGGCTCGGCTCGGTCGCGCGGACGCTGCCGATCCCCGGGCTCGCGGAGAACGCCATCGGCTTCAAGCACATCGAGGAGGCCACGGCGCTGCGCAACCAGGTCCTCAACACCATGGCCCTGGCCGACTCCACGTGGGACCCCGAGAAGCGGCGCCGGATGCTCACGTTCGTCTTCGTCGGTGGCGGCTTCGCCGGCATCGAGGCCATCGGCGAGGTCGAGGACATGGCCCGCGCGGCCACGAAGGAGTACTCCTCCCTCGAGCCGGAGGACCTGCGCTTCGTCATCGTCGAGGGGGCGGGGCGGATCCTGCCCGAGCTCGGCGAGGAGCTCGGCGGCTACGCCCTCGAGCAGCTGCGCGACCGCGGCGTCGAGATCCACCTCAACACCTTCCTGCAGTCGTGCGTCGACGGGAAGGTCGAGCTCTCCACGGGCGAGTCGTTCGAGGCGGACACCATCGTGTGGACCGCCGGGGTCAAGGCGAACCCGGTCCTGGCCCGCACCGACCTCCCCCTGGACGAGCGCGGCCGGGTCCGCACCCTCGCCACCCTCCAGGTCGCCGACGCCGAGGGCAACGTCGTGCCCGACGCGTGGGCGGCCGGTGACTGCGCCGCCGTCCCGGACCTGACCCAGGACCCCGGGGTCACGACCGCCCCCACCGCCCAGCACGCCGTCCGCCAGGGCAAGCAGCTCGGCAAGAACCTCGCCCTCGCCCTGCGCGGCGAGGCGCCCGCGGAGTACCGCCACGAGAACATCGGCACCGTGGCCTCGCTCGGGCTGTACAAGGGGGTCGCCCAGCTCAAGGGCTACAAGTTCCGCGGGCCGCTCGCGTGGTTCATGCACCGCAGCTACCACGTGCTGGCGATGCCCTCGTTCGAGCGCAAGGTCCGCATCCTGGCCGACTGGACCGAGGCGCTGTTCTTCCGTCGTGAGCTCGTCTCCCTCGGCGCGATGCACGACCCGCGCGCGGCGTTCGAGGCCGCGGCAGCGACCGACGGCCGCCCCGCGGAGGACCGGGCGGCCGCCCTGCCCGGCGGGAAGCAGCCCTCGGGCACGCAGTAG
- the nhaA gene encoding Na+/H+ antiporter NhaA, which yields MSAQPRTVRGTHHHGARVGPLGRYRHRLQDERFAGLVLILGAAVALVWANSPWRGSYEALSSYVVGPEALRLDLALHSWASDGLLALFFFVVGLELKTEFVTGSLRDVRRALVPILAAVFGMAGPALVNTVVQVVSGSGVYNGWAIPVATDIAFAVAVLGIFGRGFPPAVRTFLLTLAVVDDLLGITVIAIFYTERIDALALAGSLALIVLFGLLVRRRLTHWWLLVPVALGAWGLMHASGVHATIAGVLLGMTVPALTARGEHEALTHRFVSLIQPWSAGLVLPVFAFFASGVNVVDTGGIGEMLTDPVAVGVYLGLPLGKLVGIWGGVALLVTFTRLRLGNGVDLADIMPVSLVAGIGFTVSLLIASLSFDEADPQSAHARIAVILGSLVAAVLGAVALRVRASARIRGRAAHTHHED from the coding sequence GTGAGCGCACAGCCGAGGACCGTCCGCGGGACGCACCACCACGGCGCACGTGTCGGCCCGCTCGGCCGGTACCGGCACCGGCTCCAGGACGAACGCTTCGCCGGTCTGGTCCTCATCCTCGGCGCGGCCGTCGCGCTGGTGTGGGCGAACTCCCCCTGGCGCGGCTCCTACGAGGCGCTGTCGTCCTACGTCGTGGGCCCGGAGGCGCTGCGCCTGGACCTGGCGCTGCACTCGTGGGCCTCCGACGGCCTGCTCGCCCTCTTCTTCTTCGTCGTCGGCCTGGAGCTGAAGACCGAGTTCGTCACCGGGTCCCTCCGGGACGTGCGACGGGCGCTCGTGCCGATCCTCGCCGCGGTCTTCGGCATGGCCGGTCCGGCCCTGGTCAACACCGTCGTCCAGGTGGTCTCGGGCTCCGGCGTCTACAACGGCTGGGCGATCCCGGTCGCCACCGACATCGCGTTCGCCGTCGCCGTGCTGGGGATCTTCGGTCGCGGCTTCCCGCCCGCGGTCCGGACCTTCCTGCTGACCCTGGCCGTGGTCGACGACCTCCTCGGCATCACGGTGATCGCGATCTTCTACACCGAGCGGATCGACGCCCTCGCCCTGGCCGGGTCGCTGGCCCTCATCGTCCTCTTCGGCCTGCTCGTCCGGCGCCGGCTCACCCACTGGTGGCTGCTCGTGCCGGTCGCACTCGGCGCCTGGGGACTCATGCACGCATCCGGCGTGCACGCCACGATCGCCGGCGTGCTGCTCGGGATGACCGTGCCCGCGCTGACCGCGCGCGGTGAGCACGAGGCGCTCACGCACCGCTTCGTCAGCCTCATCCAGCCATGGTCCGCCGGGCTGGTCCTGCCGGTGTTCGCCTTCTTCGCCTCGGGCGTCAACGTCGTCGACACCGGCGGCATCGGCGAGATGCTCACCGACCCGGTCGCGGTCGGCGTCTACCTCGGCCTGCCGCTCGGAAAGCTGGTGGGCATCTGGGGCGGGGTGGCCCTGCTGGTCACGTTCACCCGACTGAGGCTGGGCAACGGGGTGGACCTGGCCGACATCATGCCCGTCTCGCTCGTCGCCGGCATCGGGTTCACCGTCTCGCTCCTCATCGCGTCGCTGTCCTTCGACGAGGCGGACCCGCAGTCCGCCCACGCGCGCATCGCCGTCATCCTGGGCTCGCTGGTCGCGGCGGTCCTCGGTGCGGTCGCGCTGCGGGTGCGCGCGTCGGCGCGGATCCGCGGCCGGGCCGCGCACACCCACCACGAGGACTGA
- a CDS encoding Ppx/GppA phosphatase family protein: MTRVAAIDCGTNSIRLLIADTDGAGTGATACTGTGGEPVLRLRDVERRMEVVRLGQGVDRTGRLDPVALERTLTAARAYADLCEAHGVERIRFVATSATRDAENVQDFVDGVRSALGVEPEVVSGAEEAELSFRGAASVLDTDVHGGPHLVVDIGGGSTELVLGQRTPVASSSMDMGCVRLTERHLLGDPPTAEEEAAARADVRRLLDEAAAAVPLGRARTLVGLAGSVTTVTAHALDLPVYDPTAIDGAVLGVPEVLASCRALLRSTRAERAAMGFMHPGRVDVIGAGALVWSEVVERVRREVAAAGGELSTVVTSEHDILDGIALSLAEA, encoded by the coding sequence GTGACTCGAGTGGCTGCCATCGACTGCGGGACGAACTCCATCCGGCTCCTCATCGCCGACACCGACGGCGCCGGGACGGGCGCCACGGCGTGCACCGGCACGGGCGGGGAGCCCGTCCTGCGCCTGCGTGACGTCGAGCGCCGGATGGAGGTGGTGCGCCTGGGGCAGGGCGTGGACCGCACCGGCCGCCTGGACCCGGTCGCGCTCGAGCGCACGCTCACGGCCGCCCGTGCCTACGCCGACCTGTGCGAGGCGCACGGCGTCGAACGGATCCGGTTCGTGGCGACCTCGGCCACGCGGGACGCGGAGAACGTCCAGGACTTCGTCGACGGCGTGCGCTCGGCGCTCGGGGTGGAGCCGGAGGTCGTCAGCGGCGCCGAGGAGGCGGAGCTGAGCTTCCGGGGAGCGGCGAGCGTCCTGGACACCGACGTCCACGGCGGCCCGCACCTCGTGGTCGACATCGGTGGCGGCTCCACCGAGCTGGTCCTGGGCCAGCGCACCCCGGTGGCGTCGTCCTCGATGGACATGGGCTGCGTCCGGCTCACCGAGCGGCACCTCCTCGGTGACCCGCCCACCGCCGAGGAGGAGGCGGCGGCGCGCGCGGACGTGCGTCGGCTTCTGGACGAGGCGGCCGCCGCGGTGCCGCTCGGGAGGGCCCGGACCCTGGTCGGGCTGGCGGGCTCGGTCACCACCGTCACGGCGCACGCGCTCGACCTCCCGGTCTACGACCCGACCGCGATCGACGGCGCCGTCCTGGGTGTGCCGGAGGTCCTCGCCTCCTGCCGGGCGCTGCTCCGCTCGACCCGCGCCGAGCGGGCCGCGATGGGCTTCATGCACCCGGGCCGGGTCGACGTGATCGGCGCTGGTGCGCTCGTGTGGTCCGAGGTCGTCGAGCGGGTGCGCCGCGAGGTGGCCGCCGCCGGCGGCGAGCTGTCCACGGTCGTCACGAGCGAGCACGACATCCTCGACGGCATCGCCCTGTCGCTCGCGGAGGCCTGA
- a CDS encoding aminoacyl-tRNA deacylase, with product MDPRDDGEARALAALQAAGIGFTITRHGRVSSLAEAAAARGVAPSAVIKTLVVRRGEGDHVLVLVPGGRTISWPKLRALLGVSRLSMPDATVARDATGYERGTITPFGSLTAWPVVADASISGTVSIGAGAHGVAATVSAAELVAALDAQVADVTEPE from the coding sequence ATGGACCCACGCGACGACGGCGAGGCGCGCGCCCTGGCGGCGCTGCAGGCCGCCGGCATCGGCTTCACCATCACCAGGCACGGCCGGGTCTCGAGCCTGGCGGAGGCGGCCGCCGCGCGCGGGGTCGCGCCGTCGGCCGTCATCAAGACCCTCGTGGTCCGCCGCGGGGAGGGCGACCACGTCCTCGTCCTCGTGCCGGGCGGCCGGACGATCTCCTGGCCCAAGCTCCGGGCCCTGCTGGGCGTGAGCCGGCTGTCGATGCCCGACGCCACGGTCGCGCGGGACGCCACCGGCTACGAGCGGGGCACCATCACCCCGTTCGGCTCGCTCACCGCCTGGCCGGTCGTCGCCGACGCGTCGATCAGCGGGACGGTCTCCATCGGCGCGGGCGCGCACGGCGTCGCGGCGACCGTGTCGGCCGCCGAGCTCGTCGCCGCGCTCGACGCACAGGTCGCCGACGTCACCGAGCCGGAGTAG
- a CDS encoding DUF501 domain-containing protein, with protein sequence MDTTVTDRDLEVLAEQLGRVPRGVVAVAARCVCGRPTVVRTAPRLDDGTPFPTTYYLTSPGAVKAASTLEAEGAMVGMNEALAQDADLRAAYLAAHEDYLARRSELGDVPEIAGVSAGGMPTRVKCLHALLGHTLAVGPGVNPMGDRTLELLSGVWSPDRCTC encoded by the coding sequence GTGGACACCACCGTCACCGACCGGGACCTCGAGGTCCTCGCCGAGCAGCTCGGCCGGGTCCCGCGCGGCGTCGTCGCCGTGGCCGCCCGGTGCGTGTGCGGCCGGCCGACCGTCGTGCGCACGGCGCCCCGGCTGGACGACGGCACCCCGTTCCCGACGACGTACTACCTCACCTCCCCGGGCGCGGTGAAGGCCGCGAGCACCCTCGAGGCCGAGGGGGCGATGGTGGGCATGAACGAGGCCCTGGCCCAGGACGCCGACCTGCGCGCGGCGTACCTCGCCGCCCACGAGGACTACCTCGCCCGGCGGTCCGAGCTCGGTGACGTGCCCGAGATCGCCGGGGTCTCCGCCGGGGGGATGCCGACGCGCGTCAAGTGCCTGCACGCGCTGCTCGGCCACACCCTCGCCGTCGGCCCGGGCGTCAACCCGATGGGGGACCGGACGCTGGAGCTCCTCTCCGGGGTCTGGAGCCCCGACCGCTGCACCTGCTGA
- a CDS encoding FtsB family cell division protein — MSSRRPTAPRAGTPGQTRGRGRTTVRTAAARAEAAPGAARDEPAHPRGPRAGRALAWGRPGRRGEPRPTVSLRALILSLVALVAFAVLAPTLRYAVAQQEELRALNARVADAQVRNDELETQLERWQDPAYVQAQARDRLGYVMPGETPYVVVDPETVTGGEDPAEAEAAERAAAVASATPWYLRMWDSVQVAGYAGPGEEDPSGLTVPADPATP, encoded by the coding sequence ATGAGCAGCCGTCGTCCCACCGCGCCGCGCGCGGGCACCCCGGGACAGACACGTGGTCGGGGGCGGACGACGGTCCGGACCGCGGCCGCGAGGGCGGAGGCGGCACCCGGTGCGGCGCGGGACGAGCCGGCTCACCCCCGCGGGCCCCGGGCCGGTCGCGCCCTGGCCTGGGGCCGTCCGGGACGGCGGGGGGAGCCCCGCCCGACCGTCAGCCTGCGCGCCCTCATCCTCTCCCTCGTCGCGCTCGTCGCCTTCGCCGTGCTCGCCCCGACGCTGCGCTACGCCGTGGCCCAGCAGGAGGAGCTGCGGGCCCTCAACGCCCGGGTCGCCGACGCGCAGGTGCGCAACGACGAGCTCGAGACCCAGCTCGAGCGCTGGCAGGACCCGGCCTACGTGCAGGCGCAGGCGCGGGACCGGCTGGGCTACGTCATGCCCGGGGAGACGCCGTACGTCGTCGTCGACCCGGAGACGGTCACGGGCGGGGAGGACCCGGCCGAGGCGGAGGCCGCCGAACGGGCCGCCGCGGTCGCGTCGGCGACCCCGTGGTACCTGCGCATGTGGGACTCGGTCCAGGTGGCGGGGTACGCGGGTCCGGGCGAGGAGGACCCCTCGGGGCTGACCGTTCCCGCCGACCCCGCGACCCCCTGA
- the eno gene encoding phosphopyruvate hydratase, whose product MASIEAVGAREILDSRGNPTVEVEVALEDGTVARAAVPSGASTGAFEAVERRDGDKGRYLGKGVQNAVDAVIDTIAPEVLGIDATEQRIIDQTLIDLDGTANKGKLGANAILGVSLAVAKAAAESAGLPLFRYVGGPNAYLLPVPMMNILNGGSHADSNVDIQEFMVAPVGAPTFKEALRWGAETYHSLKSVLKSRGLATGLGDEGGFAPNLDSNRAALDLILEAIEKAGYTPGEDIALALDVAATEFFSDGAYQFEGKATSPADMVAYYERLVADYPLVSIEDPLSEDEWDSWAQLVAGVGDRVQVVGDDLFVTNPERLARGIEMRAANSLLVKLNQIGSLTETLDAVTLAQRNGFTAMVSHRSGETEDTTIADLSVAVNAGQIKTGAPARGERINKYNQLLRIEEELDDAAVYAGRSAFPRAARRA is encoded by the coding sequence GTGGCCAGCATCGAGGCCGTCGGCGCCCGCGAGATCCTTGACTCGCGCGGCAACCCCACCGTGGAGGTCGAGGTCGCGCTCGAGGACGGGACCGTCGCCCGCGCAGCCGTCCCCTCCGGCGCCTCCACCGGCGCGTTCGAGGCCGTGGAACGTCGAGACGGTGACAAGGGTCGTTACCTCGGCAAGGGCGTCCAGAACGCCGTCGACGCCGTCATCGACACCATCGCCCCCGAGGTCCTCGGGATCGACGCCACCGAGCAGCGCATCATCGACCAGACTCTCATCGACCTCGACGGCACCGCCAACAAGGGCAAGCTGGGCGCGAACGCGATCCTCGGCGTCTCCCTGGCCGTGGCCAAGGCTGCCGCGGAGTCCGCGGGCCTGCCGCTGTTCCGCTACGTCGGCGGCCCCAACGCCTACCTGCTGCCCGTGCCGATGATGAACATCCTCAACGGCGGCTCCCACGCCGACTCCAACGTCGACATCCAGGAATTCATGGTCGCCCCGGTCGGCGCGCCGACGTTCAAGGAGGCCCTGCGCTGGGGCGCCGAGACCTACCACTCCCTCAAGTCCGTCCTGAAGTCCCGTGGCCTGGCCACGGGCCTGGGCGACGAGGGCGGGTTCGCCCCGAACCTCGACTCCAACCGCGCCGCGCTGGACCTCATCCTCGAGGCCATCGAGAAGGCGGGCTACACCCCGGGCGAGGACATCGCGCTCGCGCTCGACGTCGCCGCCACCGAGTTCTTCTCCGACGGCGCCTACCAGTTCGAGGGCAAGGCCACCTCGCCGGCCGACATGGTCGCCTACTACGAGCGGCTCGTGGCCGACTACCCGCTGGTCTCCATCGAGGACCCGCTGAGCGAGGACGAGTGGGACAGCTGGGCGCAGCTGGTCGCGGGCGTCGGCGACCGTGTCCAGGTGGTCGGCGACGACCTCTTCGTCACCAACCCCGAGCGCCTCGCCCGTGGCATCGAGATGCGCGCCGCGAACTCCCTCCTGGTCAAGCTCAACCAGATCGGTTCGCTCACGGAGACGCTCGACGCCGTGACCCTGGCGCAGCGCAACGGTTTCACCGCGATGGTCTCCCACCGCTCCGGCGAGACCGAGGACACCACGATCGCCGACCTGTCGGTGGCCGTGAACGCCGGCCAGATCAAGACCGGTGCACCCGCGCGCGGCGAGCGCATCAACAAGTACAACCAGCTCCTGCGCATCGAGGAGGAGCTCGACGACGCGGCGGTCTACGCCGGCCGCAGCGCGTTCCCGCGCGCCGCGCGCCGCGCCTGA
- a CDS encoding acyl carrier protein, with amino-acid sequence MDVSSTTLDGVIAVVVETLGIEGRELDASTPLFGAMPELDSLAVLSLATALEDRFGFEIDDEGFTGDVFETVGSLAEFVEQQRS; translated from the coding sequence ATGGACGTCAGCAGCACCACCCTGGACGGCGTCATCGCCGTCGTCGTCGAGACCCTCGGCATCGAGGGCCGCGAGCTGGACGCCTCGACGCCCCTCTTCGGGGCCATGCCGGAGCTGGACTCCCTGGCCGTGCTGTCCCTCGCCACGGCTCTGGAGGACCGCTTCGGGTTCGAGATCGACGACGAGGGCTTCACCGGTGACGTCTTCGAGACGGTGGGCAGCCTGGCGGAGTTCGTCGAGCAGCAACGGTCCTGA